A portion of the Gossypium arboreum isolate Shixiya-1 chromosome 8, ASM2569848v2, whole genome shotgun sequence genome contains these proteins:
- the LOC108468958 gene encoding uncharacterized protein LOC108468958: protein MGIVGEEPVLSRLDRVDNMVRQLEEMRGSHGNGNYNRSPSPRSSSASTPSTVTLGSTCTEGHPSSIDFSPTAKSLEKYCRPIDHVMVETQLKGTLLHRLDQVEDRLLKLCMQLEEELEEEKKREAVHVEKKGHKKGIKQFVKQCVKGKHSKQHKGTEWNGKAKSSLSLSLGSKIK, encoded by the exons ATGGGTATCGTTGGTGAAGAACCGGTTCTGTCTAGACTAGATCGAGTAGACAACATG GTAAGGCAGTTGGAGGAAATGAGAGGGAGCCATGGTAATGGTAATTATAACAGGTCTCCAAGCCCAAGGAGCTCTAGCGCATCCACCCCATCAACTGTGACGTTGGGCAGCACATGTACGGAGGGTCATCCTTCATCTATCGATTTCTCCCCAACCGCCAAGTCCCTGGAGAAGTACTGTCGTCCCATTGATCATGTCATGGTGGAGACTCAGCTCAAAGGAACACTCCTTCATAGGCTGGACCAAGTAGAGGACCGACTACTCAAG CTGTGTATGCAGTTGGAGGAAGAATtggaagaagagaagaagagggAAGCGGTCCATGTTGAGAAGAAGGGGCACAAGAAAGGAATCAAACAATTTGTGAAGCAATGTGTTAAAGGGAAACACTCTAAACAACACAAAGGAACGGAATGGAATGGAAAGGCAAAGAGCAGTCTCAGCCTCAGCCTtggttcaaaaataaaataa